The Pagrus major chromosome 10, Pma_NU_1.0 genome contains a region encoding:
- the cth1 gene encoding cysteine three histidine 1, whose protein sequence is MFETSGDDLFLPSYQDEEMVDNLLSSEESDGDGGSGVTLAKALLPLVESSSPPLIPWVCSTRYKTELCTSYSATGFCKYAERCQFAHGLHELHVPFRHPKYKTELCRSYHTTGYCYYGSRCLFVHNATEQRPAQRRRRNVPCRTFRSFGVCPFGTRCNFLHVEGSDVASVLESPDVDEKTKPVPSPQLQPQTREWKPRGALCRTFSSFGFCLYGTRCRFQHGLPSKIKTANQTHGGSFYPQPSPGSSGLPSPSSPFTASSPNSSTSSSPPSTSPLATPPAEATAHNAFTFSSQHLSDLLLPLALHLQQLESTKAQEIWDNRGL, encoded by the exons ATGTTTGAG actaGTGGGGATGACTTGTTCCTGCCTTCCTACCAAGATGAGGAGATGGTGGACAACCTGCTGTCCAGCGAGGAGTCAGATGGAGACGGTGGCAGTGGAGTCACTCTCGCTAAGGCGCTGCTCCCCCTGGTAGagtcctcctcccctcccctcatcCCCTGGGTCTGCTCCACCCGCTACAAGACGGAGCTCTGCACCAGCTACTCTGCTACTGGTTTCTGCAAATACGCTGAGCGCTGCCAGTTTGCCCACGGCCTCCATGAGCTCCATGTTCCCTTCCGCCACCCAAAGTACAAGACGGAGTTGTGTCGCAGCTACCACACTACTGGCTACTGCTACTATGGCAGCCGCTGCCTCTTCGTCCACAATGCCACTGAGCAGCGGCCCGCCCAGCGCCGTCGCAGGAATGTTCCCTGTCGCACCTTCCGGTCCTTTGGCGTTTGTCCCTTTGGCACACGCTGTAACTTCCTGCATGTTGAGGGAAGTGACGTCGCCAGCGTTCTGGAGTCACCGGATGTTGATGAGAAGACGAAGCCTGTTCCTAGCCCCCAGCTCCAACCACAGACCAGGGAGTGGAAGCCACGTGGAGCTCTGTGCCGCACCTTCAGCTCCTTTGGTTTCTGCCTGTACGGAACACGTTGTCGCTTCCAGCACGGCCTCCCCAGCAAGATCAAAACAGCCAACCAGACCCACGGAGGCTCCTTCTACCCTCAGCCGTCCCCTGGAAGTTCAGGTTTAccttccccttcctcccccttcACAGCCAGCTCACCTAACTCCtcaacctcctcctctcctccatcaaCCTCTCCTCTCGCCACCCCGCCTGCAGAGGCCACAGCCCACAATGCCTTCACCTTCTCCAGTCAGCACCTGAGTgacctgctgctgccgctggccctccacctgcagcagctggagagtACCAAGGCCCAGGAGATCTGGGACAACAGGGGGCTTTAA
- the taf6l gene encoding TAF6-like RNA polymerase II p300/CBP-associated factor-associated factor 65 kDa subunit 6L, which translates to MADREERRFAEVSRESVKLVAEGAGVELGDDVAALLAEDVCYRLREATQSSSQFMRHAKRRKLTVEDFNRALRWSNVEAICGYGAQDALPFRSVKEGELFFIEDRDINLVELALATNIPKGCAETMVRVNVSYLDGKGNLEPQGTVPTAVQSLSDDLLKYYQQITRAILGEDPHLMKVALLDLQSNSKIAALLPYFVYVISGVKSVSHDLEQLNRLLHMVKSLVQNPYLYLGSYVRSLVSSVMYCILEPLAASINPLNDHWTLRDYAALLLSHIFWTHGDLVSGLYHQILLSLQKVLSDPVRPLCSHYGAVVGLHALGWKAVERVLFPHLPAYWANLQAVLDDYSVSNAQVKADGHKVYGAILVAVERLLKMKALSQPVEGGSSSQPGSVVGAMGYRVSSPGLSPPPEPLSEAALGIASHLQAGGAGCPWEEWTPVPLPAMYCELYSFFGDSLAVRFSTGPDFGSFPTCTPSQLGDARKEPPGPASNPDTTRKMPQLTANLNISPRQDGSPRTDPPPPSLAATGAGRALARSSSSSSSSSVQRSRSSSSRSGQRSAGLSRDVFPKARFTSPQTGPLVFTFIIGGRQMGRRCQGRRPFQTTFAPTPPLSAIPPRAYAHKLPVIGRVGKPVRRWACSHYSLHLPL; encoded by the exons ATGGCGGACCGGGAGGAGCGCCGCTTCGCCGAGGTCTCCCGGGAGTCTGTCAAACTCGTGGCCGAGGGTGCAGGCGTGGAGCTGGGCGACGATGTGGCCGCTCTGCTGGCTGAGGACGTGTGTTACCGGCTCAGGGAGGCGACACAG AGCAGCTCTCAGTTTATGAGACATGCCAAGAGGAGGAAGCTGACAGTGGAGGACTTCAACAGAGCTCTGCGCTGGAGCAATGTGGAG GCCATTTGTGGCTATGGGGCCCAGGACGCTCTTCCCTTCCGTTCAGTCAAAGAAGGAGAGCTTTTCTTCATCGAGGATCGGGACATCAACCTGGTTGAGTTGGCTCTGGCCACCAACATTCCCAAGGGTTGTGCTGAGACCATGGTGCGAG TGAATGTGTCGTACCTGGATGGGAAAGGTAACCTGGAGCCTCAGGGCACAG TTCCCACAGCAGTGCAGTCTCTGTCAGACGACCTGTTGAAGTACTACCAGCAGATCACACGGGCCATCCTGGGAGAGGACCCCCACCTTATGAAG gtggcTCTGCTGGACCTCCAGTCCAACTCCAAGATCGCTGCGCTCCTGCCGTACTTTGTTTATGTCATCAGTGGG gTGAAGTCAGTTAGCCATGACCTGGAGCAGCTCAACAGGCTTCTCCACATGGTGAAGAGCCTGGTCCAGAACCCCTACCTGTACCTGGGCTCATACGTGCGCAGCCTGGTCTCCAGTGTCATGTACTGCATCTTGGAGCCGCTGGCTGCCTCCATCAACCCGCTCAATGACCACTGGACCCTCAGGGACTACGCAGCCCTGCTCCTCAGCCACATCTTCTG GACTCATGGGGATCTGGTGAGTGGCCTCTACCATCAGATCCTGCTGTCGCTCCAGAAGGTTCTGTCTGACCCAGTGAGACCCCTCTGCTCCCACTATGGAGCTGTGGTTGGGCTTCATGCTCTGGGATGGAAG GCTGTTGAGAGAGTGCTCTTCCCACACCTTCCTGCCTACTGGGCCAACCTCCAGGCTGTGTTGGATGACTACTCTGTTTCCAACGCCCAGGTCAAAGCAGATGGACATAAGGTCTATGGAGCCATCCTG GTGGCAGTGGAGCGCCTGCTGAAGATGAAGGCTCTGTCTCAGCCAGTAGAGGGAGGCTCCAGCAGTCAGCCGGGCTCTGTGGTGGGGGCTATGGGTTACAGGGTGAGCTCGCCCGGCCTCAGCCCCCCTCCAGAGCCCCTGTCAGAGGCTGCCCTGGGAATCGCCAGCCACCTTCAGGCAGGTGGGGCCGGCTGTCCCTGGGAGGAGTGGACCCCGGTCCCTCTGCCTGCCATGTACTGTGAGCTCTATTCCTTCTTTGGAGACAGCCTGGCTGTCAGGTTCAGTACAGGACCCGACTTTGGCAGCTTCCCTACCTGCACCCCATCCCAGCTCGGAGACGCCAGGAAGGAACCCCCTGgccctgcctccaaccctgacacCACCCGAAAGATGCCACAGCTGACTGCCAACCTCAACATTAGCCCCAGGCAGGACGGGAGTCCTCGCACCGATCCACCCCCACCCAGCCTGGCAGCGACCGGAGCAGGAAG gGCCCTGGCtcgctcctcctcttcctcctcctcctcctctgtgcagCGCTCCAGGTCTTCCTCATCACGTTCGGGCCAGCGATCAGCAGGTCTGTCTCGTGACGTTTTCCCTAAAGCTCGCTTCACCTCTCCTCAGACGGGACCTCTGGTGTTCACCTTCATCATCGGCGGGCGGCAGATGGGTCGCCGTTGCCAAGGCCGCCGCCCCTTCCAGACCACTTTTGCCCCAACTCCACCTCTTTCTGCCATCCCACCACGTGCCTACGCCCACAAACTTCCAGTCATCGGCAGGGTGGGCAAACCAGTACGCCGCTGGGCGTGTTCCCATTACtcccttcatcttcctctctag
- the kcnk7 gene encoding potassium channel, subfamily K, member 7 yields the protein MAQLVSSLGLFCRVNAFPCLVMCYLLFIVLGGVVFTAVEQPVEKELRAEVEELRRSFLQENPCVQESQLRELLGKALSAHHRDVAVLKDEAEERRYDFSSSLYFVIVSLTTMGSDSYTPKSDEAKLFCIFYCTLGIPLTLFLLTLLSNLLLPVVTHVPVHHLHTYWGLPYTQAALVHANLLSVLILSLLFLLPALLVCAVEPDWSFLDSLFFCFVILSTVGQGGNSLGRTWGPTAKETLELLTTCYLLVGLVVIITLKDTVLQVPRVCAVIRLFSGPQYAELEGFHLNELTLSEDYAEEEPQYSQSICTISSTPLELLSPCSAPPADTKLHKTTT from the exons ATGGCCCAGCTTGTGTCTTCACTGGGCCTGTTCTGTCGGGTCAATGCATTTCCCTGCCTGGTTATGTGCTACCTGCTCTTCATCGTGCTGGGAGGTGTGGTGTTCACAGCTGTGGAGCAGCCAGTGGAGAAGGAGCTGAGGGCTGAGGTGGAGGAGCTGCGTCGCTCCTTCCTGCAGGAGAACCCGTGTGTGCAGGAGAGCCAGCTGAGAGAGCTGCTGGGGAAAGCTCTGTCTGCACACCACAGAGATGTGGCTGTTCTGAAGGATGAAGCTGAGGAGAGACGCTATGATTTCTCATCATCACTCTACTTTGTCATCGTCAGTCTGACCACCATGG gttcTGACTCTTACACCCCAAAATCAGATGAGGCCAAGCTCTTCTGTATCTTCTACTGCACTCTGGGTATTCCCCTCACCCTGTTCCTCCTGACCCTCCTctccaacctcctcctccctgtcgtCACCCACGTTCCTGTCCACCACCTGCACACTTACTGGGGTCTGCCCTACACCCAGGCCGCCCTCGTCCACGCCAACCTCCTCTCGGTGctcatcctctccctcctcttcctccttcctgccCTCCTGGTCTGTGCGGTGGAGCCGGACTGGAGCTTCCTGGATTCTCTGTTCTTCTGCTTCGTCATCCTGAGCACGGTCGGTCAGGGAGGAAACTCTCTGGGGAGAACCTGGGGCCCAACGGCCAAGGAGACACTTGAACTCCTCACCACAT GTTACCTGCTGGTGGGCCTGGTGGTGATCATTACCTTGAAGGATACTGTGCTGCAGGTTCCCCGGGTCTGCGCGGTGATCAGGCTCTTCTCTGGTCCACAGTATGCAGAGCTGGAAGGTTTCCATCTGAACGAACTGACACTGAGTGAAGACTACGCTGAGGAGGAGCCTCAGTACTCCCAGTCCATCTGCACCATCTCTTCCACTCCATTAGAGCTGCTGAGTCCCTGTTCAGCCCCGCCTGCTGACACCAAGCTTCACAAAACCACAACCTAA